One stretch of Juglans microcarpa x Juglans regia isolate MS1-56 chromosome 3D, Jm3101_v1.0, whole genome shotgun sequence DNA includes these proteins:
- the LOC121254744 gene encoding ABSCISIC ACID-INSENSITIVE 5-like protein 7, translating to MGSYMNFKNFSDAPPASGSNGKPQGNYPLARQSSVYSLTFDEFQNTLGGFGKDFGSMNMDELLKNIWTAEETQAVTSAAGAREGNVPGGNLQRQGSLTLPRTLSQKTVDEVWRDLLIRESSCGGVPDGNGNGGSSVPQRQQTLGEMTLEEFLLRAGVVREDTQSIGRPSNGGFYGELSGPNDNMGLSFCFQQPVRSNGVLGNQIIENNNPVSNQPSNLAMNVGGLRSSQQQIQQQQPLFPKPATVAFASPIHLVNNAQLASPQSRGTMVGVAEPSVNTALVQGGGIGVVGLGRGAVTSMAGSPASQISSDVISKSSVDTSSLSPVPYLFNRGRKSGGALEKVVERRQRRMIKNRESAARSRARKQAYTLELEAEVAKLKEMNQELQKKQAEIMELQKNQIIEKMNRQWGSKRRCLRRTLTGPW from the exons ATGGGGTCTTATATGAACTTCAAGAACTTCAGTGATGCACCGCCTGCGAGTGGTAGTAATGGGAAGCCGCAGGGAAATTACCCGTTGGCCCGGCAGTCTTCAGTATACTCCTTGACCTTTGATGAGTTCCAGAACACCTTGGGTGGTTTTGGAAAGGATTTTGGATCCATGAACATGGAtgaacttttgaaaaatatatggactGCTGAGGAGACTCAAGCCGTGACATCTGCAGCTGGTGCCAGAGAAGGAAATGTCCCGGGTGGCAATTTGCAGAGGCAAGGATCTTTGACATTGCCACGGACACTTAGTCAGAAAACTGTGGATGAAGTTTGGAGAGACTTGCTGATTAGGGAAAGCAGCTGCGGTGGTGTTCCAGATGGGAATGGGAATGGGGGATCAAGTGTGCCGCAGAGGCAACAAACTCTGGGAGAGATGACGTTAGAAGAGTTTTTGCTGAGAGCTGGCGTGGTGAGAGAAGATACTCAATCGATTGGAAGGCCTAGTAATGGTGGATTCTACGGTGAACTATCAGGACCAAATGATAACATGGGTTTATCCTTTTGCTTTCAACAGCCAGTTCGAAGTAATGGGGTTTTGGGTAATCAGATAATAGAGAACAATAATCCAGTTTCTAATCAGCCTTCTAATTTAGCAATGAATGTAGGCGGGCTAAGGTCTTCTCAGCAACAAATCCAGCAGCAGCAGCCACTCTTCCCCAAGCCTGCAACTGTGGCTTTTGCCTCTCCCATACATCTTGTAAACAATGCTCAGCTTGCTAGCCCTCAAAGTAGGGGTACAATGGTTGGAGTTGCAGAGCCTTCTGTGAATACTGCTTTGGTTCAGGGTGGAGGAATTGGCGTGGTTGGTTTGGGTCGTGGGGCTGTCACTAGTATGGCTGGGTCCCCTGCAAGTCAGATATCATCAGATGTGATTTCAAAGAGTAGCGTCGATACCTCGTCATTGTCACCGGTTCCATACCTATTTAACCGGGGAAGGAAAAGCGGTGGGGCTTTGGAGAAAGTGGTCGAGAGAAGGCAAAGGAGAATGATCAAGAACAGAGAGTCAGCTGCAAGATCACGGGCTCGTAAGCAG GCATATACCTTGGAACTGGAAGCAGAAGTTGCAAAACTCAAAGAAATGAACCAAGAGTTGCAGAAAAAACAG
- the LOC121254035 gene encoding uncharacterized protein LOC121254035 has protein sequence MSNPHGPPRPLHKQRSWAPDMHRDEAWLRRKGNHGTEDLLRRNKSVSDDDLEELKACIELGFGFGFDSPEVDPKLSDTIPALGFYYAVSKQYSNSLSRSSSSSSLMAASDSEIECPSSIIDQGEDADLVKTRLRQWAQVVACAVRQSVSTSTTMNRNV, from the exons ATGTCAAACCCCCACGGGCCGCCGAGGCCTCTCCACAAGCAGCGTTCGTGGGCTCCTGATATGCACCGAGACGAGGCGTGGCTTAGACGCAAAGGCAATCACGGCACCGAAGACCTTCTCCGCCGCAACAAGAGCGTCTCAGACGATGATCTGGAGGAGTTGAAGGCTTGCATCGAACTGGGGTTCGGTTTCGGGTTCGATTCGCCGGAGGTGGATCCAAAGCTCTCCGACACTATCCCCGCTCTGGGTTTTTATTACGCTGTTAGCAAGCAGTACAGTAACAGCTTGTCGAGATCGTCGTCTTCATCGTCTCTAATGGCCGCTTCCGATAGCGAAATCGAATGCCCCAGCTCCATAATCGATCAAG gtgaAGATGCTGATCTGGTAAAGACGAGGCTGAGGCAATGGGCCCAGGTGGTTGCTTGCGCAGTGCGTCAATCCGTTTCAACGTCAACCACCATGAACCGAAATGTTTGA
- the LOC121256580 gene encoding cold-regulated protein 27, protein MGHNLRRNILSPSPDPEATVGCGLTQTNSDSSAITANACKEPSRLCKNARLLGPLTQWTDEKHSMYLDSLEASFVTELQRSMHMRARCLEDKTLGPYPSEEPRAKTCNSSDLFVVLRDGCWQKINYKSNDSFLDSTADSHVVLDSPWIRHFTSAGKRRCVRSAGTHEHGVPCDEGICLKGNLPSGSSRGLEQHSLCHQRQQDLIGNTTEVSDQNFSDEDQGEKSSCASVMKMLMTTTADESSNVQIVPFGKFHTKDASAVNNASLGEETRTL, encoded by the exons ATGGGACACAATCTCCGTCGTAATATTCTGTCGCCGTCACCGGATCCTGAGGCAACGGTGGGTTGCGGGTTGACTCAGACGAACTCTGACTCATCTGCCATCACGGCTAACGCTTGCAAAGAACCTTCACGTCTTTGTAAAAATGCAAGACTG TTGGGGCCATTGACACAGTGGACAGATGAGAAGCACAGTATGTATCTTGATTCTTTAGAGGCATCGTTTGTTACCGAGCTGCAGCGTTCTATGCATATGCGTGCGAGGTGCTTAGAAGATAAGACATTGGGGCCATATCCATCTGAAGAACCTCGAGCCAAAACTTGCAACTCTTCTGACCTG TTTGTGGTTCTACGAGATGGCTGCTGGCAGAAGATCAACTATAAAAGCAACGATTCTTTCTTGGACAGCACTGCTGATTCTCATGTTGTTCTAGATAGTCCATGGATACGCCATTTTACATCTGCAGGCAAGCGGCGTTGTGTAAGATCTGCGGGCACCCATGAACATGGTGTTCCTTGTGATGAAGGAATTTGCTTAAAAGGGAATTTGCCCTCTGGATCATCAAGAGGTTTGGAGCAGCACTCTCTATGTCACCAACGCCAGCAAGATTTGATTGGCAACACTACAG AGGTTTCAGATCAGAACTTTTCAGATGAAGACCAAGGAGAGAAGTCAAGCTGTGCATCTGTGATGAAAATGTTGATGACAACTACAGCTGATGAGTCAAGCAATGTtcaa ATTGTGCCGTTTGGAAAATTTCACACGAAAGATGCTTCAGCTGTTAATAATGCTTCCCTCGGAGAGGAAACAAGGACATTGTGA